The Crassaminicella indica genomic interval TATGAACATGCAACCGCTAAAAAAATATTGTATAGAAAATGATATTCCCCTAATCATAGAAAAAACAAATATTGCAGATGTGGTTTTTCATGAAAGAAAAGAAAAAAATCCATGTGCTCTTTGTTCAAAGCTTAGAAGAGGTGCTTTGTCAAGAGTAGCAAAAGAACATCACATAAAAAAAATCGCATTAGGTCACAATAGTAATGATGTTATCGAAACTCTTTTTATGAATGTACTAAAGGTAGGCAAATTAGGAACTTTTCACCCAAATAGTTATAATACAAAAAAGGATCTTTCTATTATAAGACCTATGATATATATACGTGAAGATTTGATACAATCTATGGTTGATAAATATAATCTTCCTGTCATTAAAAATCCTTGTCCTATGGATAAAAAAACTACCCGTCAAGATATGAAAAATTTATTGATCAAGCTTGAGAATATTTATCCAGACTCACAGCAAAAAATTTTATCTTCTTTATCCAATTATAATCCAAAAAACCTTTGGAAAAAAGCTCATAAAAAATGACCAATACTATCTTGGTCATTTTTTAACATATAAACTATTGCTAACAGTATTGTTCCATCTCTTTACATAACTACCCGTTGCCCACTCTGCCATAACAACCCTTTCATCTTCTTTTAATTCTACTTTTTTTATATATTTATTAGAAAGCTTATTATTTTTGATGCTATATACATATATTGCTTCTTTTGTAATAACAATGGCTATATCCTTATTAGGAGAAGTAAAGATATCCAATGCCTTTGGTTCTCTCTCCTTTACTTCATTCCATGATATATATAAATTATCATAATGAACAATTTTTTTAGGTGGAATCATATTAATGTTAAACGATAAAAACTTTTCTTTTTTACCCTTATAGTATAATCTTCCCTTCATTATCCAATGTCCATTTCTTCTTGATAATGTAAAATCTTCCTCCATAGGCTTATATAATTTACTTACTTCACTTTTACTTAACTTTGAAAGGCATCCTTGTGCTGAATAAAAAAAAGCATCTTTTCCTTCATCTCCTGCAAGCTCCGATATCTTTATACTCTTTTTAACATTATCTACAAGAAGCATTTGAAGCCCTGATAAATTTTTTATATTTTTTCCATAAGCCGTTGCAATATAATCATTTCCAACAAATACTATTTCCCGGATCATATTTTCTTTAATATTTTCCTTTTCATCCCCTTCCTGCTCATCTATACTTTCTAAAGTTTCTTTTTTTATATTACTTTCTAATGGATAAGCAAAAATCTCATCCTTTATATATCCTCTTTTCATAAATCGATTTTTTCCCACAATCCAAAATCCACTTTTTCTTGGTAAAAATAAATCCTTTATTTCTACTATTGGATAGAGATTTCTGTTTTCTGCAGCAATCCATAATGTTCTATAAAAATCCCCTTCATTTGTGTTTTTTGAAGAAGCAAGTCCTATTAAAACGCCTGAACTTAAAAACTTTAGTTCTTTTTCCTCTTTCGTAGCATCTTTTTCTTGCAAATATTTATCAATCTGATCCTGATTAGTTGCATCAGATATTTTACTTAAATAATAAAATACATCCTCCACACAAACAATTAATTGATGATCATTTATTCTGATAAAATCATAAAAGTATTGA includes:
- a CDS encoding tRNA lysidine(34) synthetase; amino-acid sequence: MIQFQKKYNKLFLNNIRKAIDDYTMIKANDKLAVGLSGGKDSIFLLFCLKLIQLTYIKDFELVGIHIDLGFPMNMQPLKKYCIENDIPLIIEKTNIADVVFHERKEKNPCALCSKLRRGALSRVAKEHHIKKIALGHNSNDVIETLFMNVLKVGKLGTFHPNSYNTKKDLSIIRPMIYIREDLIQSMVDKYNLPVIKNPCPMDKKTTRQDMKNLLIKLENIYPDSQQKILSSLSNYNPKNLWKKAHKK